In Lutra lutra chromosome 6, mLutLut1.2, whole genome shotgun sequence, the following are encoded in one genomic region:
- the LOC125102655 gene encoding elongation factor 1-alpha 1-like, with amino-acid sequence MGKEKTHINIVVIGHVDSGKSTTPGHLIYKCGGIDKRTIEKFEKEAAEMGKGSFKYAWVLDKLKAERERGITIDISLWKFETCKYYVTIIDAPGHRDFIKNMITGTSQADCAVLIVAAGVGEFEAGISKNGQTREHALLAYTLGVKQLIVGVNKMDSTEPPYSQKRYEEIVKEVSTYIKKMGYNPDTVAFVPISGWNGDNMLEPSANMPWFKGWRVTRKDGNASGTTLLEALDCILPPTRPTDKLLRLPLQDVYKIGGIGTVPVGRVETGVLKPGMVVTFAPVNVTTKVKSVEMHHEGLSEALPGDNVAFNVKNVSVKDVRRGNVAGDSKNDPPMEAAGFTAQVIILNHPGQISAGYAPVLDCHTAHIACKFAELKEKTDHRSGKKLEDGPKFLKSGDAAIVDMVPGKPMCVESFSDYPPLGRFAVRDMRQTVAVGVIKAVDKKAAGAGKVTKSAQKAQKAK; translated from the coding sequence atggggaaggaaaagactcATATCAACATTGTTGTCATCGGACACGTAGATTCGGGCAAGTCTACCACTCCTGGTCATCTGATCTACAAATGTGGTGGGATCGACAAAAGAACTATCGAAAAATTCGAGAAGGAGGCTGCTGAGATGGGAAAAGGCTCCTTCAAGTATGCCTGGGTCTTGGATAAACTGAAAGCTGAACGTGAACGTGGTATCACCATTGATATCTCCCTGTGGAAATTCGAGACCTGCAAGTATTACGTGACCATCATCGATGCTCCAGGACACAGAGACTTTATTAAAAACATGATTACAggcacatctcaggctgattGTGCTGTCCTGATTGTTGCTGCTGGTGTTGGTGAATTTGAAGCCGGTATCTCCAAGAATGGGCAGACCCGTGAGCATGCCCTTCTGGCTTACACACTGGGTGTAAAACAACTAATTGTTGGTGTTAACAAAATggattccactgagccaccctacagCCAGAAGAGATACGAGGAAATCGTTAAGGAAGTCagcacctacattaagaaaatggGCTACAACCCCGACACAGTAGCATTTGTGCCAATTTCTGGTTGGAATGGTGACAACATGCTGGAGCCAAGTGCTAACATGCCTTGGTTCAAGGGATGGAGAGTCACCCGTAAAGATGGGAATGCCAGTGGAACCACACTGCTTGAAGCTCTGGATTGCATTCTGCCACCAACTCGTCCAACTGACAAGCTCTTGCGTCTGCCTCTCCAGGACGTCTACAAAATTGGTGGTATTGGCACTGTCCCTGTGGGCCGAGTGGAGACTGGTGTTCTTAAACCTGGCATGGTGGTCACCTTTGCTCCAGTCAATGTTACAACTAAAGTCAAGTCTGTTGAAATGCACCATGAAGGTTTGAGTGAGGCTCTTCCTGGGGACAATGTGGCCTTCAATGTCAAGAACGTATCTGTCAAAGATGTTCGTCGTGGCAATGTGGCTGGTGACAGCAAAAATGACCCACCAATGGAAGCAGCTGGCTTCACAGCTCAGGTGATTATCCTGAACCATCCAGGCCAAATTAGTGCTGGATATGCACCTGTGCTGGATTGTCACACAGCTCACATTGCTTGCAAGtttgctgagctgaaggagaagacAGATCATCGTTCTggaaaaaagctggaagatgGTCCCAAGTTCTTGAAATCTGGTGATGCTGCCATTGTTGATATGGTTCCTGGCAAGCCTATGTGTGTTGAGAGCTTCTCTGACTATCCTCCTCTGGGCCGTTTTGCTGTTCGTGACATGAGACAGACGGTTGCTGTGGGTGTCATCAAAGCAGTAgacaagaaggcagctggagctggcaaggtcaccaagtctgcccagaaagctcagaaggCTAAATGA